The Gouania willdenowi chromosome 3, fGouWil2.1, whole genome shotgun sequence genome includes a region encoding these proteins:
- the dpep2 gene encoding dipeptidase 2 isoform X1 codes for MNCHLFNSRKCFPLKLEQTLYAASMDLIQTLVFFFFLCHLVYGHSQMDRAQELMSRYPLIDGHNDLALQLRILHNNRLSQIDLHNITNVATDISRLQAGYVQTQMFAVYVLCAAQQKDAVRLTLEQIDVVRRMCTESQEFYLATSAQDLTSSAMRHKIACLISIEGGHSIDSSLPALRMFYQLGVRSMAITHTCNTPWAESSSKIYNVFKRPKDGLTYFGKAVVEEMNRLGMIVDLSHSSWNTALAVLNHSKAPVIFSHSSSYAICNHSRNVPDWLLHRLKDNRGLIMVNLHSNFISCRNEANMSCVADHFDHIKKTIGADSIGIGGDFEGASRFPQGLEDVSKYPVLIQALLERNWTENELADVLRLNFLRMFKEVERVRDHLIMDRPSEMQITMEEVQNPCRLVLRRPRLHDQKPFSRAEQRSQHLFILTLFPLLFQLFSIVEL; via the exons ATGAACTGTCATCTTTTTAACTCCAGAAAATGTTTTCCATTAAAACTGGAACAAACTCTTTATGCAGCTTCTATGGACCTCATCCAGACTctggtgtttttcttcttcctgtgCCACTTGGTATATGGACACAGTCAAATGGACAGAGCTCAAGAGTTAATGTCTAGATATCCTCTCATTGATGG TCATAATGACCTGGCACTTCAGCTGAGGATCCTTCACAACAATCGCTTGAGCCAAATTGATCTTCATAACATCACCAATGTGGCTACAGACATCTCCCGCCTCCAAGCAGGCTATGTGCAAACACAg ATGTTTGCTGTCTATGTGTTGTGTGCGGCTCAGCAGAAGGATGCTGTGAGGCTGACCCTGGAACAGATCGATGTGGTCAGACGTATGTGCACCGAGTCCCAGGAATTTTATCTCGCCACATCTGCTCAGG ACCTGACGAGTTCTGCAATGAGGCATAAAATAGCCTGTCTAATAAGCATTGAAGGAGGCCACTCAATTGACAGCAGCCTGCCTGCTCTGAGGATGTTTTACCAGCTTGGAGTCCGCTCCATGGCCATCACACATACCTGCAATACTCCTTG GGCTGAGTCATCATCAAAGATCTACAACGTCTTTAAAAGACCAAAGGACGGCCTCACATACTTTGGGAAG GCCGTGGTGGAGGAAATGAACCGACTAGGAATGATCGTTGACCTCTCCCACTCTTCTTGGAATACAGCTCTGGCAGTCCTCAACCATTCCAAGGCCCCTGTAATTTTTAGCCATTCATCTTCCTATGCCATCTGCAACCACAGCCGCAATGTACCCGACTGGCTTCTGCACAGGCTG AAAGATAACCGAGGGTTGATCATGGTGAATCTTCACAGCAATTTTATTTCCTGTAGGAATGAGGCCAACATGTCTTGTGTTGCTG ACCATTTTGATCACATTAAGAAGACAATTGGAGCTGACTCAATTGGAATTGGAGGGGATTTTGAAGGTGCTTCAAG GTTTCCTCAGGGGTTAGAGGATGTGTCAAAGTATCCTGTCCTCATTCAGGCACTATTGGAGAGAAACTGGACTGAGAATGAGTTGGCTGATGTTCTACGATTGAACTTCCTGCGCATGTTTAAGGAAGTTGAGAGG GTTCGAGATCATCTCATAATGGATCGACCAAGTGAGATGCAGATCACCATGGAGGAGGTGCAAAACCCCTGCAGACTGGTTCTCAGACGGCCCAGACTACATGACCAAAAACCTTTCTCCAGGGCAGAACAGAGATCACAACATCTATTTATCCTAACCTTGTTTCCACTGTTATTTCAGCTTTTTAGCATCGTGGAACTTTGA
- the dpep2 gene encoding dipeptidase 2 isoform X2, with translation MDLIQTLVFFFFLCHLVYGHSQMDRAQELMSRYPLIDGHNDLALQLRILHNNRLSQIDLHNITNVATDISRLQAGYVQTQMFAVYVLCAAQQKDAVRLTLEQIDVVRRMCTESQEFYLATSAQDLTSSAMRHKIACLISIEGGHSIDSSLPALRMFYQLGVRSMAITHTCNTPWAESSSKIYNVFKRPKDGLTYFGKAVVEEMNRLGMIVDLSHSSWNTALAVLNHSKAPVIFSHSSSYAICNHSRNVPDWLLHRLKDNRGLIMVNLHSNFISCRNEANMSCVADHFDHIKKTIGADSIGIGGDFEGASRFPQGLEDVSKYPVLIQALLERNWTENELADVLRLNFLRMFKEVERVRDHLIMDRPSEMQITMEEVQNPCRLVLRRPRLHDQKPFSRAEQRSQHLFILTLFPLLFQLFSIVEL, from the exons ATGGACCTCATCCAGACTctggtgtttttcttcttcctgtgCCACTTGGTATATGGACACAGTCAAATGGACAGAGCTCAAGAGTTAATGTCTAGATATCCTCTCATTGATGG TCATAATGACCTGGCACTTCAGCTGAGGATCCTTCACAACAATCGCTTGAGCCAAATTGATCTTCATAACATCACCAATGTGGCTACAGACATCTCCCGCCTCCAAGCAGGCTATGTGCAAACACAg ATGTTTGCTGTCTATGTGTTGTGTGCGGCTCAGCAGAAGGATGCTGTGAGGCTGACCCTGGAACAGATCGATGTGGTCAGACGTATGTGCACCGAGTCCCAGGAATTTTATCTCGCCACATCTGCTCAGG ACCTGACGAGTTCTGCAATGAGGCATAAAATAGCCTGTCTAATAAGCATTGAAGGAGGCCACTCAATTGACAGCAGCCTGCCTGCTCTGAGGATGTTTTACCAGCTTGGAGTCCGCTCCATGGCCATCACACATACCTGCAATACTCCTTG GGCTGAGTCATCATCAAAGATCTACAACGTCTTTAAAAGACCAAAGGACGGCCTCACATACTTTGGGAAG GCCGTGGTGGAGGAAATGAACCGACTAGGAATGATCGTTGACCTCTCCCACTCTTCTTGGAATACAGCTCTGGCAGTCCTCAACCATTCCAAGGCCCCTGTAATTTTTAGCCATTCATCTTCCTATGCCATCTGCAACCACAGCCGCAATGTACCCGACTGGCTTCTGCACAGGCTG AAAGATAACCGAGGGTTGATCATGGTGAATCTTCACAGCAATTTTATTTCCTGTAGGAATGAGGCCAACATGTCTTGTGTTGCTG ACCATTTTGATCACATTAAGAAGACAATTGGAGCTGACTCAATTGGAATTGGAGGGGATTTTGAAGGTGCTTCAAG GTTTCCTCAGGGGTTAGAGGATGTGTCAAAGTATCCTGTCCTCATTCAGGCACTATTGGAGAGAAACTGGACTGAGAATGAGTTGGCTGATGTTCTACGATTGAACTTCCTGCGCATGTTTAAGGAAGTTGAGAGG GTTCGAGATCATCTCATAATGGATCGACCAAGTGAGATGCAGATCACCATGGAGGAGGTGCAAAACCCCTGCAGACTGGTTCTCAGACGGCCCAGACTACATGACCAAAAACCTTTCTCCAGGGCAGAACAGAGATCACAACATCTATTTATCCTAACCTTGTTTCCACTGTTATTTCAGCTTTTTAGCATCGTGGAACTTTGA